The proteins below are encoded in one region of Streptomyces cyanogenus:
- the recN gene encoding DNA repair protein RecN, which produces MVCSVLEEMRIRSLGVIDDAVVELSPGFTAVTGETGAGKTMVVTSLGLLLGGRADPALVRIGAEKAVVEGRVAVPAGAAAVVRAEEAGAELDDGALLISRTVSAEGRSRAHLGGRTVPVGLLAELADDLVAVHGQTDQQGLLKLSRQRQALDRYAGDAVAVPLAKYTEAYKRLRAVSAELEEITTRARERAQEADMLRYGLDEIAAVEPRAGEDVELAEEAERLGHAEALASAATAAHAALAGNPEDPEGIDASTLVAGAHRALEAVRAHDPALAALADRIGEIGILLGDVAGELAGYADDLDADPLRLAAVEERRAALNALTRKYGDDVAAVLAWAERSAARLTELDGDDERIEELTAERDALRTELGGLAQALTDARTEAAERFAAAVTAELASLAMPHARVSFDIRQTEDPDGVEVGGRTVAYGPSGVDEVELLLAPHPGAPPRPIAKGASGGELSRVMLAVEVVFAGTDPVPTYLFDEVDAGVGGKAAVEIGRRLAKLARTAQVVVVTHLPQVAAFADRQLLVEKTNDGSVTRSGVKVLEGEERIRELSRMLAGQEDSETARAHAEELLAAARADA; this is translated from the coding sequence ATGGTCTGTTCCGTGTTGGAGGAGATGCGGATACGGTCGCTCGGGGTCATCGACGATGCTGTCGTCGAGCTGTCGCCGGGGTTCACCGCGGTCACCGGTGAGACGGGTGCGGGCAAGACCATGGTGGTCACCAGCCTGGGGCTGCTGCTCGGTGGCAGGGCGGACCCGGCGCTCGTGCGGATCGGGGCGGAGAAGGCGGTCGTGGAGGGGCGGGTCGCCGTACCCGCCGGCGCCGCCGCCGTCGTACGCGCCGAGGAGGCCGGGGCCGAGCTGGACGACGGGGCCCTGCTGATCAGCCGTACCGTTTCCGCCGAGGGCCGCTCCCGGGCGCATCTGGGCGGGCGCACCGTGCCCGTCGGGCTGCTCGCCGAGCTGGCCGACGACCTGGTGGCCGTGCACGGGCAGACCGACCAGCAGGGGCTGCTGAAGCTGTCCCGGCAGCGGCAGGCGCTGGACCGGTACGCGGGCGACGCCGTCGCCGTGCCGCTCGCCAAGTACACCGAGGCGTACAAGCGGCTGCGGGCCGTCTCCGCCGAGCTGGAGGAGATCACCACGCGCGCGCGTGAGCGGGCGCAGGAAGCCGACATGCTGCGGTACGGGCTCGACGAGATCGCCGCCGTGGAGCCCCGGGCCGGCGAGGACGTGGAGCTGGCCGAGGAGGCCGAGCGGCTGGGGCACGCCGAGGCGCTGGCGTCCGCCGCGACGGCCGCCCACGCCGCCCTCGCGGGCAATCCCGAGGACCCCGAGGGCATCGACGCCTCCACCCTCGTCGCGGGCGCCCACCGGGCCCTGGAGGCCGTGCGCGCGCACGATCCGGCACTGGCCGCGCTCGCCGACCGGATCGGCGAGATCGGCATCCTGCTCGGTGACGTGGCCGGTGAGCTGGCGGGGTACGCCGACGATCTCGACGCCGACCCGCTGCGGCTGGCCGCCGTGGAGGAGCGCCGGGCCGCGCTGAACGCCCTGACCCGCAAGTACGGGGACGACGTCGCCGCCGTGCTGGCGTGGGCCGAGCGCAGTGCCGCGCGCCTGACCGAGCTGGACGGCGACGACGAGCGGATCGAGGAGCTGACCGCCGAGCGGGATGCCCTGCGCACCGAACTGGGCGGGCTCGCACAGGCCCTGACGGACGCCCGGACGGAGGCCGCCGAGCGGTTCGCCGCCGCGGTGACCGCCGAGCTGGCCTCGCTGGCGATGCCCCACGCGCGCGTGTCCTTCGACATCCGACAGACGGAGGACCCGGACGGCGTCGAGGTCGGCGGCCGGACGGTCGCCTACGGCCCCTCGGGCGTGGACGAGGTCGAGCTGCTGCTCGCCCCGCACCCGGGCGCCCCGCCGCGGCCCATCGCCAAGGGTGCCTCCGGCGGTGAGCTGTCCCGCGTCATGCTGGCCGTGGAGGTCGTGTTCGCGGGCACCGACCCGGTGCCGACGTACCTCTTCGACGAGGTCGACGCCGGTGTCGGCGGCAAGGCGGCCGTCGAGATCGGCCGGCGCCTGGCCAAGCTCGCCCGGACCGCGCAGGTCGTCGTGGTCACCCACCTGCCCCAGGTCGCCGCGTTCGCCGACCGGCAGCTGCTGGTGGAGAAGACCAACGACGGCTCGGTCACCCGCTCCGGGGTGAAGGTCCTGGAGGGCGAGGAACGCATCCGCGAGCTGTCCCGCATGCTGGCGGGCCAGGAGGACTCCGAAACGGCCCGCGCCCACGCCGAGGAACTCCTGGCAGCGGCCAGGGCGGACGCCTAG
- a CDS encoding NAD kinase, with protein MTQNLARTVFLLAHTGRPAAIRSAELVVKGLLRHGIGVRVLEEEARDLPLPDEVALVKEATPQCLDGCELLIVLGGDGTLLRGAEFARASGVPMLGVNLGRVGFLAEAERDDLDRVVDRVVARSYEVEERMTVDVVVHRNGDIVHTDWALNEAAVQKAGAEKLLEVVLEIDGRPVTGFGCDGVVLSTPTGSTAYAFSAGGPVVWPEVEALLMVPISAHALFAKPLVTSPDSVLAVEVLPHIPPGVLWCDGRRTVELPPGARVEVRRGAVPVRLARLHHSSFTDRLVAKFALPTTGWRGAPHHSSE; from the coding sequence TTGACACAGAATCTGGCGCGTACTGTTTTCCTGCTCGCCCACACCGGGCGTCCCGCGGCGATCCGCAGTGCGGAACTCGTCGTCAAGGGCCTGCTGCGGCATGGCATCGGGGTGCGGGTGCTGGAGGAGGAGGCGCGCGACCTGCCGCTGCCCGACGAGGTGGCCCTCGTCAAGGAGGCGACACCGCAGTGCCTGGACGGGTGCGAGCTGCTGATCGTGCTGGGCGGCGACGGCACGCTGCTGCGCGGAGCCGAGTTCGCCCGGGCGTCCGGGGTGCCGATGCTCGGCGTCAACCTCGGGCGTGTCGGGTTCCTCGCGGAGGCGGAGCGGGACGACCTCGACCGGGTGGTCGACCGGGTGGTGGCCCGGTCGTACGAGGTCGAGGAGCGGATGACCGTCGACGTCGTCGTGCACCGCAACGGGGACATCGTGCACACCGACTGGGCGCTGAACGAGGCGGCCGTGCAGAAGGCCGGCGCCGAGAAACTGCTGGAAGTCGTGCTGGAGATCGACGGACGGCCGGTGACCGGGTTCGGGTGTGACGGCGTGGTGCTGTCCACGCCGACCGGGTCCACGGCGTACGCGTTCTCCGCGGGCGGGCCGGTGGTGTGGCCGGAGGTGGAGGCGCTGCTGATGGTGCCGATCAGCGCGCACGCGCTGTTCGCCAAGCCGTTGGTGACGTCCCCCGACTCGGTGCTCGCGGTGGAGGTGCTGCCGCACATTCCGCCGGGTGTCCTGTGGTGCGACGGGCGGCGGACCGTGGAGCTGCCGCCCGGGGCGCGGGTCGAGGTCCGGCGCGGAGCGGTGCCGGTGCGGCTGGCCCGGTTGCACCATTCGTCGTTCACGGACCGGTTGGTGGCGAAGTTCGCGCTGCCCACCACGGGCTGGCGGGGGGCGCCGCACCACTCCTCGGAGTGA
- a CDS encoding TlyA family RNA methyltransferase — protein sequence MAGVARRRLDAELVRRKLARSREHASQLIAAGRVTVGKTVATKPATQVETAAAIVVQADDGDPDYVSRGGHKLAGALEAFVPQGLVVEGRRALDAGASTGGFTDVLLRAGAAHVVAVDVGYGQLAWSLRNDERVTVKDRTNVRELTLEAIDGEPVDLVVGDLSFIPLGLVLPALKRCVTPDADLVMMVKPQFEVGKERLGSGGVVRSPQLRAEAVRGVAEKAWELGLGVQGVTASPLPGPSGNVEYFLWLRAGAPQVDPADVDRAVAEGPR from the coding sequence GTGGCAGGAGTCGCACGCCGCCGTCTCGACGCGGAGCTGGTCCGCCGGAAGCTCGCCCGCTCGCGCGAGCACGCCAGCCAGCTGATCGCCGCCGGCCGGGTCACGGTCGGCAAGACCGTGGCGACCAAGCCGGCCACGCAGGTGGAGACCGCGGCGGCGATCGTCGTCCAGGCCGACGACGGCGATCCGGACTACGTGTCCCGGGGCGGCCACAAGCTCGCCGGCGCACTGGAGGCCTTCGTGCCGCAGGGGCTCGTGGTCGAGGGGCGGCGCGCGCTGGACGCCGGCGCGTCCACCGGCGGCTTCACCGACGTCCTGCTGCGCGCGGGCGCCGCCCACGTCGTCGCGGTGGACGTCGGCTACGGACAGCTCGCCTGGTCGCTGCGGAACGATGAACGCGTCACCGTCAAGGACCGTACGAACGTACGCGAGTTGACGCTTGAGGCGATCGATGGGGAACCTGTGGATCTTGTCGTGGGCGATCTGTCCTTCATCCCGCTCGGGCTGGTGCTGCCCGCCCTGAAGCGGTGCGTGACGCCGGACGCCGACCTGGTGATGATGGTCAAGCCGCAGTTCGAGGTGGGGAAGGAGCGGCTCGGCAGCGGGGGTGTCGTACGGAGTCCGCAACTGCGGGCGGAGGCCGTGCGGGGAGTGGCCGAGAAGGCCTGGGAGCTGGGGCTCGGGGTGCAGGGTGTCACCGCCAGTCCGCTGCCCGGCCCCTCGGGGAACGTCGAGTACTTTCTCTGGCTGCGGGCGGGGGCACCCCAGGTGGACCCGGCCGACGTCGACCGTGCAGTGGCGGAGGGGCCGCGTTGA
- a CDS encoding sterol-binding protein, which translates to MATIQECRLALGKLSDNMQGAEGDVRAAAALDRSVSCHITDLDVTFAGRLTGGRIEVDDTLPGPPRERAQIRLAMAGDDLVALVNGELNFATAWGSGRVRLEASLLDLFRLRKLL; encoded by the coding sequence ATGGCCACGATCCAGGAGTGCCGCCTGGCACTGGGGAAGCTTTCGGACAACATGCAGGGCGCCGAGGGCGACGTCCGCGCGGCCGCCGCGCTGGACCGCTCGGTGAGCTGTCACATCACCGATCTGGACGTCACCTTCGCCGGCCGGCTGACCGGCGGCCGGATCGAGGTGGACGACACCCTTCCCGGCCCTCCCCGCGAGAGGGCGCAGATCAGGCTCGCCATGGCCGGGGACGACCTGGTGGCGCTGGTGAACGGCGAGCTGAACTTCGCGACCGCCTGGGGTTCGGGCCGGGTCAGGCTGGAGGCGAGCCTGCTCGACCTGTTCCGGCTCAGGAAGCTGCTCTGA
- a CDS encoding ABC transporter ATP-binding protein, with protein sequence MTRAQGPDPGVAHPNTPRSTVNRLSAENVTLAYDQRVIAEQLSVEIPDHSFTVIVGPNACGKSTLLRALSRMLKPSQGQVLLDGQAIQSMPAKKVARTLGLLPQSSVAPDGITVADLVGRGRYPHQGLLRQWSAEDERVVSESMRQTGVAELAERYVDELSGGQRQRVWIAMALAQQTPLLLLDEPTTYLDIQHQIDVLDLCAELHEEQGRTLVAVLHDLNHAARYATHLIALRGGTVIAEGAPNDIVTAELVEEVFGLRCQVIDDPETGTPLVVPAARKARAERVRAAS encoded by the coding sequence ATGACGCGCGCGCAGGGCCCGGACCCGGGCGTCGCGCACCCGAACACCCCTAGGAGCACTGTGAACCGCCTGTCCGCCGAGAACGTCACCCTCGCCTACGACCAGCGGGTCATCGCCGAGCAGCTGTCGGTGGAGATCCCGGACCACTCCTTCACGGTGATCGTCGGTCCCAACGCGTGCGGCAAGTCGACGCTGCTGCGGGCGCTGTCGCGGATGCTCAAGCCCAGCCAGGGCCAGGTGCTGCTGGACGGGCAGGCCATCCAGTCCATGCCCGCGAAGAAGGTCGCGCGCACCCTCGGCCTGCTGCCGCAGTCGTCCGTCGCGCCCGACGGCATCACGGTGGCCGACCTCGTCGGGCGGGGCCGCTACCCGCACCAGGGGCTGCTGCGCCAGTGGTCGGCGGAGGACGAGCGGGTCGTGAGCGAGTCCATGCGGCAGACCGGGGTCGCGGAGCTGGCCGAGCGGTACGTCGACGAGCTGTCCGGCGGGCAGCGGCAGCGCGTGTGGATCGCCATGGCCCTCGCCCAGCAGACCCCGCTGCTGCTCCTGGACGAGCCGACCACCTACCTGGACATCCAGCACCAGATCGACGTCCTCGACCTGTGCGCCGAACTGCACGAGGAGCAGGGCCGGACGCTGGTGGCGGTGCTGCACGACCTCAACCACGCCGCCCGCTACGCCACCCACCTCATCGCCCTGCGCGGCGGCACGGTGATCGCCGAGGGCGCCCCGAACGACATCGTCACCGCCGAGCTGGTCGAGGAGGTGTTCGGGCTGCGCTGCCAGGTCATCGACGACCCGGAGACGGGGACCCCGCTGGTGGTGCCGGCGGCCCGCAAGGCACGCGCCGAGCGGGTCAGAGCAGCTTCCTGA
- a CDS encoding FecCD family ABC transporter permease, whose protein sequence is MKTHSRSRAVRTPGGFSLRLEPRALIVVVLLLAAACAAGVALIGTGDAKIPAADVLRTLAGNGTAYQDFIVNELRLPRVLVGLLVGAALGLGGALFQSVSRNPLGSPDLLGLSQASTAGALVVIVLLSGSASQVTLGALVGGLATGLALYALAWKQGVHGYRLVLVGIGVNAVMTAVNGYLLTKADLVDATRAVVWMTGSLSGRDWDQVWPLLGLCAVLVPLVLAQARGLRMMEMGDDISNALGVRVQRVRLLLMVSAVLLTAAATAAAGPVSFVALTAPQLARRLTRSPGPNLVASLCMGATLLVAADWAAQRAFGADQLPVGVVTGVLGGAYLLWLLVTERRAGRI, encoded by the coding sequence GTGAAGACACACTCCAGGAGCCGTGCCGTGCGCACCCCCGGCGGGTTCTCCCTGCGTCTGGAGCCGCGTGCCCTGATCGTCGTCGTGCTGCTGCTGGCCGCCGCCTGTGCCGCGGGTGTCGCCCTGATCGGTACCGGCGACGCGAAGATCCCGGCGGCCGACGTGCTGCGCACGCTCGCCGGGAACGGCACCGCCTACCAGGACTTCATCGTCAACGAACTGCGGCTGCCCCGGGTCCTCGTGGGCCTGCTGGTCGGTGCCGCGCTGGGCCTCGGCGGCGCGCTGTTCCAGTCCGTCTCCCGCAACCCGCTCGGCAGCCCGGACCTGCTCGGCCTGTCCCAGGCCTCGACGGCCGGCGCGCTGGTCGTCATCGTGCTGCTGTCCGGCAGTGCCTCCCAGGTCACCCTGGGCGCGCTGGTGGGCGGTCTGGCGACCGGTCTCGCCCTGTACGCCCTCGCCTGGAAGCAGGGTGTGCACGGATACCGGCTGGTGCTGGTCGGCATCGGCGTCAACGCGGTCATGACGGCGGTCAACGGCTATCTGCTCACCAAGGCCGACCTGGTGGACGCGACCCGCGCGGTGGTGTGGATGACCGGCTCGCTCAGCGGACGCGACTGGGACCAGGTCTGGCCGCTGCTCGGGCTGTGCGCCGTCCTGGTCCCGCTGGTCCTCGCCCAGGCGCGCGGCCTGCGGATGATGGAGATGGGCGACGACATCTCGAACGCGCTCGGCGTGCGCGTGCAGCGCGTCCGGCTCCTGCTGATGGTCTCCGCCGTACTGCTCACCGCCGCCGCCACGGCAGCGGCGGGCCCCGTCAGCTTCGTCGCGCTGACCGCGCCGCAGCTCGCCCGCCGCCTCACCCGCTCACCGGGACCGAACCTGGTGGCCTCGCTGTGCATGGGGGCGACCCTGCTGGTCGCCGCGGACTGGGCGGCCCAGCGCGCCTTCGGCGCCGACCAGCTGCCCGTCGGCGTGGTCACCGGCGTCCTCGGCGGCGCCTACCTGCTGTGGCTGCTGGTCACCGAGCGCCGGGCCGGCCGGATATGA
- a CDS encoding FecCD family ABC transporter permease: MLVDSPPEPRAETAPAPPTRRAARALGLLLSVLLLVLVALASIAIGAKALSPDQVWHGLFHDTGTYGDVVVDERLARTVLGLLVGAALGLSGAVLQALTRNPLADPGLLGINAGASAAVVTAVTYAGVTSLTGYVWFAFLGASAVGALVWFLGGSRGATPVRLALAGTAISAALYGYLQAVMIMDGAALAKMRFWTVGSLASAGCPTIRQVLPFLAVGMVLALVLARPLNAVEMGDDTARALGAHLDRTRALAMLAAVLLCGAATAACGPIVFVGLMVPHVVRSFTGPDLRWILPYAAVLAPVLLLGADVVGRVVARPAELQVGIVTAIVGGPVFIFLVRRRRTAQL, encoded by the coding sequence GTGTTGGTCGACAGTCCTCCGGAACCGCGCGCGGAGACCGCCCCCGCGCCCCCAACCCGCCGGGCGGCGCGGGCCCTTGGGCTCCTGCTCTCGGTCCTGCTGCTGGTGCTGGTCGCGCTGGCGAGCATCGCGATCGGGGCCAAAGCGCTGTCCCCGGACCAGGTCTGGCACGGCCTGTTCCACGACACGGGGACGTACGGCGACGTGGTCGTGGACGAGCGGCTCGCGCGTACGGTCCTCGGCCTGCTGGTCGGTGCCGCACTCGGTCTCTCCGGCGCGGTGCTCCAGGCGCTGACCCGCAATCCGCTGGCCGACCCCGGGCTGCTCGGCATCAATGCGGGCGCCTCCGCGGCGGTCGTCACGGCCGTCACCTACGCCGGTGTCACCAGCCTCACCGGCTATGTGTGGTTCGCGTTCCTGGGCGCCTCGGCGGTCGGCGCGCTGGTGTGGTTCCTCGGCGGCAGCCGGGGCGCCACCCCGGTACGCCTCGCGCTGGCCGGCACGGCGATCAGCGCGGCCCTGTACGGCTACCTCCAAGCCGTGATGATCATGGACGGGGCGGCCCTGGCCAAGATGCGTTTCTGGACGGTGGGTTCACTGGCCTCGGCCGGCTGTCCCACCATCAGGCAGGTGCTGCCGTTCCTCGCGGTCGGCATGGTGCTCGCGCTCGTGCTGGCCCGGCCGCTCAACGCCGTGGAGATGGGCGACGACACCGCCCGCGCCCTCGGCGCCCACCTCGACCGCACCCGCGCCCTGGCCATGCTGGCCGCCGTGCTGCTGTGCGGTGCCGCGACCGCCGCCTGCGGCCCGATCGTCTTCGTCGGCCTGATGGTCCCGCACGTCGTGCGCTCCTTCACCGGCCCGGACCTGCGCTGGATCCTGCCGTACGCCGCGGTCCTGGCGCCCGTACTGCTGCTCGGCGCCGATGTCGTCGGCCGGGTCGTGGCCCGTCCCGCCGAGCTTCAGGTCGGCATCGTCACCGCGATCGTCGGCGGCCCGGTCTTCATCTTTCTCGTACGACGGCGGAGGACGGCCCAGCTGTGA
- a CDS encoding HAD hydrolase-like protein, with translation MSQGVRTRPEGSGQPLNEAYDTALLDLDGVVYAGGSAVAHAVDSLAVARSGGMRLAYVTNNALRTPDAVAGHLTELGIPTGADDVITSAQAVARLISEQVPAGARVLVVGGEGLRVALRERGLVPVESADDDPVAVVQGYGGPDLPWGRFAEASYAVRRGVPWFASNTDLTIPSGRGIAPGNGAAVEVVRIATGAEPQVAGKPLPPMHRETIIRTGAERPLVVGDRLDTDIEGAINGGVDSLLVLTGVTDGAQLLAAPPQHRPTYVDADLRGLLTGQPEITREGDGFRCGGWTATAGTERLELAGDGGALDGLRALCAAAWTTAGDGSCTLDGAKALARLGL, from the coding sequence ATGAGCCAGGGCGTCAGGACGAGGCCCGAGGGCAGTGGGCAGCCCCTGAACGAGGCGTACGACACGGCGCTGCTCGATCTGGACGGGGTGGTGTACGCGGGCGGGAGCGCGGTCGCGCACGCGGTCGACTCGCTGGCGGTGGCCCGGTCGGGCGGGATGCGTCTCGCGTACGTCACCAACAACGCGCTGCGGACTCCGGACGCGGTGGCCGGGCATCTGACCGAGCTGGGCATACCGACGGGCGCGGACGACGTCATCACCTCCGCGCAGGCCGTGGCGCGGCTGATCAGCGAGCAGGTGCCGGCCGGGGCGCGGGTGCTGGTGGTCGGCGGCGAGGGGCTGCGGGTGGCGCTGCGCGAGCGGGGCCTGGTGCCGGTGGAGTCGGCGGACGACGACCCGGTGGCGGTCGTGCAGGGCTACGGCGGACCGGATCTGCCCTGGGGGCGGTTCGCGGAGGCGTCGTACGCGGTCCGGCGCGGAGTGCCGTGGTTCGCGTCCAACACCGATCTGACGATCCCGAGCGGCCGGGGCATCGCGCCGGGCAACGGGGCGGCCGTGGAGGTGGTGCGGATCGCGACGGGTGCGGAGCCGCAGGTCGCGGGCAAGCCGCTGCCGCCGATGCACCGGGAGACGATCATCCGGACCGGTGCGGAGCGGCCGCTGGTGGTCGGGGACCGGCTGGACACGGACATCGAGGGCGCGATCAACGGCGGGGTCGACTCGCTGCTGGTGCTGACCGGTGTCACCGACGGGGCGCAGCTGCTCGCCGCGCCGCCGCAGCACAGGCCGACGTACGTGGACGCCGATCTGCGCGGACTGCTCACCGGCCAGCCGGAGATCACCCGCGAGGGTGACGGTTTCCGTTGCGGCGGGTGGACGGCGACCGCCGGCACCGAGCGGCTGGAGCTGGCCGGCGACGGTGGGGCGCTGGACGGTCTGCGGGCGCTGTGCGCGGCGGCCTGGACGACGGCGGGGGACGGTTCCTGCACGCTGGACGGGGCGAAGGCACTGGCCAGACTGGGGCTCTGA
- a CDS encoding DUF1015 domain-containing protein translates to MNTAGHWEATARRGLELTPFRGLRYDPDRVGSLASVTSPPYDVVVRPDGLHHLQSADPYNIVRLILPQAGTPSARTEQAADTLRRWLDEGVLTADPEPGLYVYEQRDGNGMLQRGVIGTLRVSEPAEGVVLPHEDVMPPVVADRAALMRATRANLEPLLLTYRGDGTAAEVVERTAARPPLLATTTEDGFHHRLWSVTDPGDLARIQTDLAGRQALIADGHHRWATYRRLRAEHPSPSPWDYGLVLLVDTARYPLRVRAIHRLLHGLPVADALTAVDGLFRVRHLDVPLAQALEVLADASCAGNSFLLAGDGAFHLLDRPDPDLLARTIPADRPAAWRSLDATVLHAALLEHVWHIPEDSPAHIAYIHDTAATVEKAEQDGSTAVLMHPVREEVVLDLARQGVRMPRKSTSFGPKPASGLVLRALEI, encoded by the coding sequence ATGAACACAGCAGGTCACTGGGAGGCAACGGCGCGTCGAGGCCTGGAACTGACCCCGTTCCGAGGCCTTCGTTACGACCCGGACCGGGTCGGCAGCCTCGCCTCCGTCACCTCTCCGCCCTACGACGTCGTCGTACGCCCCGACGGCCTGCACCACCTCCAGTCGGCCGACCCGTACAACATCGTCCGGCTGATCCTGCCCCAAGCCGGGACGCCCAGCGCCCGCACCGAGCAGGCCGCCGACACCCTGCGCCGCTGGCTGGACGAGGGAGTCCTCACCGCAGACCCGGAGCCCGGCCTGTACGTGTACGAGCAACGGGACGGCAACGGCATGCTCCAGCGCGGGGTCATCGGCACCCTGCGGGTCTCCGAGCCGGCCGAAGGCGTGGTGCTGCCGCACGAGGACGTGATGCCGCCGGTGGTCGCCGACCGCGCGGCCCTCATGCGCGCCACGCGCGCGAACCTCGAACCGCTGCTGCTGACCTACCGGGGCGACGGCACGGCCGCCGAGGTCGTCGAACGCACTGCGGCCCGCCCGCCCCTGCTGGCAACGACCACCGAGGACGGTTTCCACCACCGCCTGTGGTCCGTGACCGACCCCGGCGACCTGGCCCGCATCCAGACCGACCTGGCCGGCCGCCAGGCCCTGATCGCCGACGGCCACCACCGCTGGGCCACCTACCGGCGGCTGCGCGCGGAGCACCCCTCCCCCAGCCCCTGGGACTACGGCCTGGTCCTCCTGGTCGACACCGCGCGCTACCCGCTGCGCGTCCGCGCCATCCACCGGCTGCTGCACGGCCTGCCGGTCGCGGACGCGCTGACGGCGGTGGACGGCCTGTTCCGGGTACGACACCTCGACGTGCCCCTGGCGCAGGCCCTTGAGGTCCTGGCGGACGCCTCCTGCGCGGGCAACTCCTTCCTGCTGGCCGGCGACGGCGCCTTCCACCTGCTCGACCGCCCGGACCCGGACCTGCTGGCCCGTACGATCCCGGCGGACCGCCCGGCCGCCTGGCGCTCCCTGGACGCCACCGTCCTGCACGCCGCGCTCCTCGAACACGTCTGGCACATCCCCGAGGACTCCCCCGCCCACATCGCCTACATCCACGACACGGCCGCGACGGTCGAGAAGGCCGAACAGGACGGCAGTACGGCCGTCCTGATGCACCCGGTCCGCGAGGAGGTCGTGCTCGACCTGGCCCGGCAGGGTGTGCGGATGCCCCGCAAGTCGACCTCGTTCGGCCCGAAACCGGCTTCGGGTCTGGTGCTGCGGGCGCTGGAGATCTGA
- a CDS encoding tetratricopeptide repeat protein, giving the protein MPIPEDVTGDEIDKDVRQELQSLPKTLAEDVAKNLVMVARLIDEDPEGAYGYSRVALRLVSRVAAVREAAGFAAYANQKYSEALAEFRAARRMTGTVELWPVMADCERGLGRPEKALDMAGAPEVHKLDKAGQVEMRLVAAGARRDMGQLDAAIVTLQSPELASNSVQPWTARLRYAYADALLAAGREREAREWFAKAVEADRDGSTDASDRLAELDGVEFVDALAEDAADTAEADDAAESGDAAESGEEDEPGESGGASAEDLDKD; this is encoded by the coding sequence CTGCCGATCCCGGAGGACGTCACCGGTGACGAGATCGACAAGGACGTCCGGCAGGAGCTGCAGAGCCTGCCCAAGACGCTCGCCGAGGACGTCGCCAAGAACCTGGTGATGGTCGCCCGGCTGATCGACGAGGACCCCGAGGGCGCCTACGGCTACTCCAGGGTGGCCCTCCGCCTGGTGTCCCGCGTGGCCGCCGTACGTGAGGCCGCCGGGTTCGCCGCGTACGCCAACCAGAAGTACAGCGAGGCCCTCGCCGAGTTCCGGGCCGCCCGGCGGATGACCGGCACCGTGGAGCTGTGGCCGGTGATGGCCGACTGCGAGCGCGGGCTCGGCCGGCCGGAGAAGGCGCTGGACATGGCCGGCGCCCCCGAGGTGCACAAGCTGGACAAGGCCGGCCAGGTCGAGATGCGGCTCGTCGCCGCCGGTGCCCGGCGGGACATGGGGCAGCTGGACGCGGCCATCGTGACCCTGCAGAGCCCGGAGCTGGCCTCCAACTCCGTCCAGCCGTGGACCGCGCGCCTGCGCTACGCGTACGCCGACGCCCTGCTGGCCGCCGGCCGGGAGCGTGAGGCGCGGGAGTGGTTCGCGAAGGCCGTCGAGGCCGACCGGGACGGCAGCACGGACGCCTCCGACCGGCTCGCCGAGCTGGACGGCGTGGAGTTCGTCGACGCCCTGGCCGAGGACGCGGCCGACACGGCGGAGGCCGACGACGCGGCGGAGTCCGGTGACGCGGCGGAGTCCGGCGAGGAGGACGAGCCCGGCGAGTCCGGCGGTGCCTCCGCGGAGGACCTCGACAAGGACTGA
- a CDS encoding DNA-3-methyladenine glycosylase codes for MIAPPDRTPLPRDFFDRPVLEVAPDLLGRILVRTTPDGPIALRLTEVEAYDGPNDPGSHAYRGRTPRNAVMFGPPGHVYVYFTYGMWHCMNLVCGPEGRASAVLLRAGEVVEGAELARKRRVSARNDKELAKGPARLATALEVGRALDGTDACTSGETPLRMLTGTPVPSDQVRSGPRTGVAGEGGNGDLHPWRFWVANDPTVSPYRPHVPRRRRG; via the coding sequence ATGATCGCGCCCCCGGACCGTACGCCACTGCCCCGAGACTTCTTCGACCGCCCGGTCCTGGAGGTCGCTCCCGACCTCTTGGGCCGCATTCTGGTCCGGACGACACCCGACGGCCCGATCGCCCTCCGCCTCACGGAGGTGGAGGCCTACGACGGCCCGAACGACCCCGGCTCGCACGCCTACCGCGGCCGCACCCCGCGCAACGCGGTGATGTTCGGTCCGCCCGGACATGTGTACGTCTACTTCACCTACGGCATGTGGCACTGCATGAACCTGGTCTGCGGCCCCGAGGGGCGGGCGAGCGCCGTGCTGCTGCGCGCGGGAGAAGTGGTGGAGGGCGCGGAGCTGGCCCGCAAGCGACGTGTTTCGGCCCGGAACGACAAGGAACTGGCCAAGGGCCCGGCCCGGCTGGCCACCGCCCTGGAGGTCGGCCGGGCCCTGGACGGCACGGACGCGTGCACCTCCGGCGAGACGCCCCTGCGGATGCTGACCGGCACACCGGTCCCTTCCGATCAGGTACGCAGCGGCCCCCGCACCGGGGTCGCCGGCGAGGGCGGGAACGGCGACCTCCACCCCTGGCGCTTCTGGGTCGCCAACGACCCGACCGTCAGCCCGTATCGCCCGCACGTGCCCAGGCGGCGCCGAGGTTGA